From the genome of Bradyrhizobium sp. SZCCHNS1050, one region includes:
- the eutC gene encoding ethanolamine ammonia-lyase subunit EutC, with amino-acid sequence MGGSDKSDSPATSSSDDWRWLSRYTEARIALGRCGPGLPTSAHLAFQAAHAEARDAVLKPFDAERFAAEATAHGWPALAVHSRAADRATYLQRPDAGRLLSPASEALLSEPRAPADIVLVVADGLSSRAVQVNALPVLDMLMPRLAATGRRLSPVIVASQGRVGLADHVGELFGASASIILIGERPGLSAADSLGLYLTWMPRRGRVDAERNCISNVRQGGLAPADAASQAAELIQRMFLHQAAGVSLARLPQLPAPDGDGAS; translated from the coding sequence ATGGGCGGCTCCGACAAGAGCGACTCGCCGGCAACGTCGTCATCGGACGATTGGCGCTGGCTGTCACGCTATACCGAAGCGCGGATCGCGTTGGGACGCTGCGGTCCTGGCCTGCCGACATCGGCACATCTCGCCTTCCAGGCTGCCCACGCCGAAGCGCGCGATGCCGTGCTGAAGCCGTTCGACGCCGAGCGCTTTGCCGCCGAGGCGACCGCGCATGGCTGGCCGGCCCTTGCCGTGCACAGCCGCGCTGCCGATCGCGCGACCTATCTGCAGCGTCCCGATGCAGGGCGCCTGCTGTCGCCGGCGTCGGAAGCGCTGTTGTCCGAGCCGCGCGCGCCGGCAGACATCGTGCTGGTGGTGGCTGATGGCCTGAGCAGCCGCGCGGTCCAGGTCAACGCCCTGCCCGTGCTCGACATGTTGATGCCGCGCCTGGCTGCAACCGGCAGACGGCTGTCGCCGGTGATCGTTGCTTCGCAGGGCCGCGTCGGGCTCGCCGATCATGTTGGCGAGCTGTTCGGCGCGTCGGCCTCGATCATCTTGATCGGCGAGCGCCCGGGCCTGAGCGCGGCCGATTCCCTTGGCCTCTATCTCACCTGGATGCCGCGCCGGGGCCGCGTCGATGCCGAACGCAACTGCATCTCCAACGTCCGCCAGGGCGGCCTCGCACCGGCGGATGCGGCGAGCCAGGCGGCCGAACTGATCCAGCGCATGTTCCTCCACCAGGCCGCCGGCGTCAGCCTCGCCCGGCTGCCGCAGCTGCCGGCGCCGGATGGAGATGGCGCGTCATGA
- a CDS encoding ABC transporter ATP-binding protein — translation MAETALLELDGLQAWYGASHVLHGISLRVSEGEVVALVGRNGAGKTTTLRTVMGLMPRAAGRVRFAGHDLLPLAAHKRFHLGLAYVPEERRIVPGLSVRENLRLGLVAASADIEERAAFAEVAETFPRLNERLDQEGVTLSGGEQQMLAIARALIARPRMVLLDEPSEGIMPVLVEEMGVLFRRLRDQGKTLLLVEQNVEWALRLADRAVIIDQGEVVHESSAAALLADKDIQDRYCAV, via the coding sequence ATGGCTGAGACCGCGTTGCTCGAGCTCGACGGCCTCCAGGCCTGGTATGGCGCCAGCCACGTCCTGCACGGCATCTCGCTGCGCGTGAGCGAGGGCGAGGTGGTCGCGCTCGTCGGCCGCAACGGCGCCGGCAAGACCACGACATTGCGCACCGTCATGGGGCTGATGCCCCGGGCCGCGGGGCGCGTGCGCTTTGCCGGCCATGATCTGCTGCCGCTTGCGGCCCACAAGCGCTTTCATCTCGGGCTCGCTTATGTTCCGGAGGAGCGCCGCATCGTGCCGGGCCTGTCGGTGCGCGAGAACCTGCGGCTTGGGCTGGTCGCCGCCAGCGCCGATATCGAGGAGCGCGCGGCGTTCGCCGAGGTTGCGGAGACCTTTCCACGATTGAACGAGCGGCTGGATCAGGAGGGCGTCACGCTGTCGGGTGGCGAGCAGCAGATGCTGGCGATCGCGCGGGCCTTGATCGCGCGGCCGCGCATGGTTCTGCTCGACGAGCCGTCCGAAGGCATCATGCCGGTGCTCGTCGAAGAGATGGGCGTGCTGTTCCGGCGATTGCGCGACCAGGGCAAGACGCTGCTGTTGGTCGAGCAGAACGTCGAATGGGCGCTGCGGCTCGCCGATCGCGCCGTCATCATCGACCAGGGCGAGGTCGTGCATGAGAGCAGCGCCGCGGCGCTGCTGGCCGACAAGGATATCCAGGACCGCTATTGCGCGGTGTGA
- a CDS encoding ABC transporter ATP-binding protein produces the protein MSTELLRADGIGRRFGGFVALEGISVAFAAGELTSIIGPNGAGKSTFFNILSGTLSPSSGTLRFKGRELNGLPQHRFVHQGISRSYQITNIFPDLSVHENVRVAAQAMRVSYDIWRKRADLAELRERADAALMAVGLIGRCGELAKYLAHGQQRALEIAIALVSEPELLLLDEPTAGMGPEETKEMVALLERLAEKRTVLLVEHKMKMVLGLSQRVLVLHHGRLLADGRPEDIRSNPDVRRVYLGQSEGYG, from the coding sequence ATGAGCACCGAGTTATTGCGCGCGGATGGGATCGGCCGTCGCTTCGGCGGCTTCGTCGCGCTCGAAGGCATCTCAGTCGCGTTCGCGGCCGGTGAGCTGACCTCGATCATCGGCCCGAACGGGGCAGGCAAGAGCACCTTCTTCAACATTCTCTCCGGCACGCTGTCGCCGAGCAGCGGCACCCTGCGGTTCAAGGGCCGCGAGCTGAACGGCCTGCCACAGCATCGCTTCGTGCATCAGGGCATCTCGCGCTCGTACCAGATCACCAACATCTTTCCCGATTTGTCGGTGCACGAGAATGTCCGGGTCGCCGCCCAGGCCATGCGGGTAAGCTACGACATCTGGCGCAAGCGCGCCGATCTTGCCGAACTCCGCGAACGCGCCGATGCGGCCCTGATGGCGGTCGGCCTGATCGGCAGGTGTGGCGAGCTCGCGAAGTATCTCGCCCACGGCCAGCAGCGCGCGCTGGAGATCGCCATTGCGCTGGTCTCCGAACCGGAGCTTCTGCTGCTCGATGAGCCGACCGCGGGCATGGGGCCGGAAGAGACCAAGGAGATGGTGGCGCTGCTGGAGCGGCTGGCGGAGAAGCGCACGGTGCTGCTGGTCGAGCACAAGATGAAGATGGTGCTCGGCCTGAGCCAGCGGGTGCTGGTGCTGCATCACGGCCGGCTGCTCGCCGACGGTCGTCCTGAGGACATCCGATCCAACCCCGACGTGCGCCGGGTCTATCTGGGACAGAGTGAAGGCTATGGCTGA
- a CDS encoding branched-chain amino acid ABC transporter permease, whose product MTVHSTGEAPPLPQAQRLFALLADHRVLVSLVALALLPWLLPSKALAVNVLIYGVVVMGYNLLFGYTGLLSFGHAAFFGTGAYLTGIAIGRWGLPWFAAVPLAIAASMALAALIGTISTRTRGIYFSMVTLALAQLVYYVALQASSFTGGENGLRGFTVDHIGLFGAQVNFLDPVNKYYVLMVLAAIAIWVQSRILNSPFGAVIEAIRENEQRARACGYDVERCKLIVFMLSGAISAVGGCMSALHLSIVPLDILHYQTSGMIVMMVLLGGARSFFGPFVGAAVFLILEDVVSLWTPHWQIVVGAIFVVFVLFLPKGIWGTFLDVLPLARQRR is encoded by the coding sequence ATGACGGTGCATTCGACCGGCGAAGCACCGCCGCTTCCTCAGGCGCAGCGCCTCTTCGCGCTTCTCGCGGATCACCGCGTGCTGGTCTCGCTGGTCGCGCTGGCGCTGCTGCCCTGGCTGCTGCCGTCGAAGGCGCTCGCCGTGAACGTCCTGATCTATGGCGTCGTGGTGATGGGCTACAACCTCCTGTTCGGCTACACCGGGCTGCTGTCGTTCGGCCACGCCGCCTTCTTCGGCACCGGCGCGTATCTGACCGGCATCGCCATCGGCCGCTGGGGCCTGCCGTGGTTTGCCGCAGTGCCGCTGGCGATCGCGGCGAGCATGGCGCTCGCCGCATTGATCGGAACGATCTCGACGCGCACCCGCGGCATCTATTTCTCCATGGTCACGCTCGCGCTGGCGCAACTCGTCTACTACGTGGCGCTGCAGGCCTCCTCCTTCACTGGCGGCGAGAACGGGCTGCGCGGCTTCACGGTCGACCACATCGGTCTGTTCGGCGCGCAGGTCAACTTCCTCGATCCGGTGAACAAATATTACGTGCTGATGGTGCTCGCGGCGATCGCAATCTGGGTGCAGTCGCGCATCCTCAACTCGCCATTCGGCGCGGTCATCGAGGCGATCCGCGAGAACGAGCAGCGCGCGCGGGCCTGCGGCTACGACGTCGAGCGCTGCAAGCTGATCGTGTTCATGCTGTCGGGCGCCATCTCCGCCGTCGGCGGCTGCATGTCGGCCCTGCATTTGTCCATCGTTCCGCTCGACATCCTGCACTATCAGACCTCCGGCATGATCGTGATGATGGTGCTGCTCGGTGGCGCACGCAGCTTCTTCGGGCCGTTCGTCGGGGCCGCGGTCTTCCTGATCCTAGAGGACGTCGTGTCATTGTGGACGCCGCACTGGCAGATCGTGGTCGGCGCCATCTTCGTCGTGTTCGTGCTGTTCCTGCCCAAGGGCATCTGGGGCACGTTCCTCGATGTGCTGCCGCTCGCGAGGCAACGCCGATGA
- a CDS encoding branched-chain amino acid ABC transporter permease, translated as MDLSLIIMQLFSGIALGAVLVITALGLTIVFGMLGVVNFAHGALFMIGAYAGLYLASLTGSFWWGLLLAPILVGAFGMLIELVLVRRLYGRSIDDPLLLTFGLSYILVEGVRIVFGSDGIPFPTPSQLIGVVDLGVGFFPKYRLFVIALVAVVLLVLWLMLEKTRVGLIVRAGARDPLIMRVLGVDIGKVWLAIFGLGVGLAALGGVLAGPMRSVNPEMGTLVLAEAFVVTVIGGLGSIVGAVVAGLMVGICISMVALFAPEMATIVMFALMAAVLLIRPQGLFGLKGRA; from the coding sequence ATGGACCTCTCGCTGATCATCATGCAGCTGTTTTCCGGCATCGCCCTTGGGGCGGTGCTGGTCATCACTGCGCTCGGCCTGACCATCGTGTTCGGCATGCTCGGCGTGGTCAATTTCGCCCATGGGGCGCTGTTCATGATCGGGGCCTATGCCGGTCTGTATCTGGCATCGCTGACCGGCAGCTTCTGGTGGGGCTTGCTGCTCGCCCCAATTCTGGTCGGCGCGTTCGGCATGCTGATCGAACTCGTCCTGGTCCGGCGCCTGTATGGCCGGTCGATCGATGATCCATTGCTGCTCACCTTCGGTCTCAGCTACATCCTGGTCGAGGGGGTGCGCATCGTGTTCGGCAGCGACGGTATTCCGTTTCCGACACCGTCCCAATTGATCGGCGTCGTCGATCTCGGCGTCGGCTTCTTCCCCAAATATCGTCTGTTCGTGATCGCGCTGGTCGCCGTCGTGCTGCTGGTGCTCTGGCTGATGCTGGAGAAGACCCGGGTCGGCCTGATCGTGCGGGCCGGCGCCCGTGATCCCCTGATCATGCGGGTGCTCGGGGTCGACATCGGCAAGGTGTGGCTCGCGATCTTCGGCCTCGGCGTCGGCCTTGCCGCGCTCGGCGGGGTGCTGGCGGGACCCATGCGCAGCGTCAATCCCGAGATGGGAACGCTGGTGCTGGCCGAGGCCTTCGTCGTCACCGTGATCGGCGGCCTCGGCTCGATCGTCGGCGCCGTGGTCGCGGGGCTGATGGTCGGCATCTGCATCAGCATGGTCGCGCTGTTTGCGCCCGAGATGGCGACGATCGTGATGTTCGCGCTCATGGCCGCGGTCCTGCTGATCCGGCCACAGGGTCTGTTCGGCCTCAAGGGGAGAGCGTGA
- a CDS encoding ABC transporter substrate-binding protein has protein sequence MPNYETRLRRTGISRRTALMGMSAGVATLAMPRLGRAADDTIRIGFPTPLTGPFAAEARDQVKCAELAVKLVNDKGGVAGRKVELLVRDDKLNAGEAATRTLELIEKDKVHAIVGALSSAVQLAVNEVTRARGVIYVSISQSDTINEVKDFSKYTFHEALNPHMTTAAVARQTIKKGMKVAHLVADYAYGHEMLRGFKRAQTAIGAESVGEILHPFGAADYSTFMPRLMSLRPDVLCISNFGRDQANAIKQAVDFGIKQQMKIVVPVILHNQRLAVGPDVFEGVVGGANYYWGLETQNKTAAEFNKAFRAANGGAIPTDYGAYGYSGVGSLLQAMQAAGGTDTDKVIAVLEGLQYDLTKGPQHYRKCDHQSVQSVLVLESKKKSAMASENDLFAIVASDPGADEMLRSCGELGHAT, from the coding sequence ATGCCAAACTACGAGACAAGGCTGCGACGCACAGGAATATCCCGCCGTACGGCGCTGATGGGGATGTCGGCAGGTGTCGCCACGCTCGCGATGCCGCGCCTGGGACGCGCCGCCGATGACACCATCCGGATCGGCTTTCCGACGCCGCTGACCGGTCCGTTCGCCGCCGAGGCGCGTGACCAGGTCAAGTGCGCCGAACTCGCCGTCAAGCTGGTCAACGACAAGGGCGGCGTCGCCGGCCGCAAGGTCGAGCTGCTTGTGCGCGACGACAAGCTCAACGCCGGCGAGGCGGCGACGCGGACGCTCGAGCTGATCGAGAAGGACAAGGTGCACGCTATCGTCGGCGCGCTCTCCAGCGCCGTCCAGCTTGCCGTCAACGAGGTGACGCGCGCTCGCGGCGTGATCTACGTGTCGATCAGCCAGTCCGACACCATCAACGAGGTCAAGGATTTCAGCAAATATACCTTCCACGAGGCGCTGAACCCGCACATGACCACGGCGGCCGTGGCCCGCCAGACCATCAAGAAGGGCATGAAGGTCGCCCATCTCGTGGCCGACTATGCCTATGGCCATGAGATGCTGCGCGGCTTCAAGCGGGCGCAGACGGCGATCGGTGCCGAGAGCGTCGGCGAGATCCTGCATCCGTTCGGTGCGGCCGACTATTCGACCTTCATGCCGCGGCTGATGTCGCTGCGGCCGGACGTGCTGTGCATCAGCAATTTCGGCCGCGACCAGGCCAACGCGATCAAGCAGGCGGTGGATTTCGGCATCAAGCAGCAGATGAAGATCGTGGTGCCGGTGATCCTACACAATCAGCGCCTCGCCGTCGGGCCCGACGTGTTCGAGGGCGTCGTCGGCGGCGCCAACTATTATTGGGGTCTTGAGACACAGAACAAGACCGCGGCCGAGTTCAACAAGGCGTTCCGGGCCGCCAATGGCGGCGCGATCCCGACCGACTACGGCGCCTATGGCTACTCCGGCGTCGGCTCGCTGCTGCAGGCGATGCAGGCCGCCGGTGGCACCGACACCGATAAGGTCATCGCGGTGCTGGAGGGGCTGCAATACGATCTGACCAAGGGCCCGCAGCATTACCGCAAATGCGACCACCAGTCGGTGCAGTCGGTGCTTGTGCTGGAATCCAAGAAGAAGTCGGCGATGGCGAGCGAGAACGACCTGTTCGCGATCGTGGCCAGCGATCCCGGGGCGGACGAGATGCTGCGCAGCTGCGGCGAACTCGGCCACGCCACCTGA
- a CDS encoding xanthine dehydrogenase family protein molybdopterin-binding subunit — translation MSPPLTSLDRPNSYIGRSVPRPNAKRLLAGRGRYVTDIRLPRMLYAAFLRTPYAHARITGIEVDAARALAGVHLVATGADLAKICTPWTGTLDHFKGMTSEPQLPLPLDRVVWAGQAVIAVVAESRAIAEDALELISVDYEELPAVVDLDAARRPGMPLVNPVAASNICFRTQLDSGRVDEAFASAAHVIEEEFSFGRHTPVTLEPRAIVADYDSESGALTVHHATQTPYQFQDLYARHYGIPEASVRVIAPDIGGSFGMKLHVYHEDMAVVGLSILLGRPVKYVADRIESFVSDIHARDHHVRARMAVDADGKILAMDVHDATAIGAFSTYPRTSVVEGNQVIRLIGAPYDFKSYRAALEVVFQNKVQTSQYRAVGHPIACAVTERMVDLAAARVGLDPFAMRARNVIVDSAYPTASPTGYRFEALSHEVCLRRLRGIMDYDALRAEQAELRRRGIYRGIGIATFVEITNPSPAFYGVGGARISSQDGATVSLTPSGEVRCAISVTEQGQGTEAIIGQIVADQLGLAQEHVKIITGDTEVTPHGGATWACRGAGIGGETALQAARKLKANILEIAALVLQEQPAALDVVDGQITSVATGQPRIPVAEIARIAYFRSDTLPPGTQAQLTVSHHFAPQGYPFAFTNGIQGCYLEVDVETGFIKLLKHYVVEDCGRIINPMLVDEQLRGGVVQGLGAALFEECRYGETGQLLNGSMADYLVPMAMEMPDITIDHVETPTADTILGAKGCGEAGTAAASACVLNAVNDALMPFGASINTIPITPARVLKALNRF, via the coding sequence ATGAGCCCGCCGCTGACGTCGCTGGACCGCCCGAATTCCTATATCGGCCGCTCCGTGCCGCGACCGAATGCGAAGCGACTGCTCGCCGGACGCGGGCGCTATGTGACGGACATTCGCCTGCCGCGCATGCTGTATGCCGCCTTCCTGCGCACCCCGTATGCTCATGCACGGATCACCGGCATCGAGGTCGATGCGGCGCGGGCGCTTGCGGGCGTGCATCTGGTTGCGACCGGCGCCGATCTGGCGAAGATCTGCACACCGTGGACCGGGACGCTCGATCATTTCAAGGGCATGACGTCCGAGCCGCAGCTGCCGTTGCCATTGGATCGCGTCGTCTGGGCTGGGCAGGCCGTGATTGCCGTGGTCGCCGAGAGCAGGGCGATCGCGGAGGATGCGCTGGAGCTGATCTCGGTCGACTACGAGGAGCTGCCGGCGGTGGTCGATCTCGACGCCGCGCGTCGGCCGGGGATGCCGCTGGTCAATCCGGTTGCGGCGTCCAACATCTGTTTCCGCACGCAGCTCGACAGCGGCCGCGTCGATGAGGCCTTCGCGTCGGCCGCGCATGTGATCGAGGAAGAATTCAGCTTCGGCCGTCATACCCCGGTCACGCTCGAGCCGCGGGCCATCGTCGCGGACTATGATTCCGAGAGCGGCGCGCTGACGGTGCACCACGCCACGCAGACGCCCTACCAGTTCCAGGATCTGTACGCTCGCCACTACGGCATCCCGGAAGCCAGCGTGCGCGTGATCGCGCCCGATATCGGCGGGTCGTTCGGCATGAAGCTGCATGTCTACCACGAGGACATGGCGGTTGTCGGGCTGTCGATCCTGCTCGGGCGCCCGGTCAAATACGTCGCCGATCGCATCGAGTCCTTCGTGTCGGATATTCATGCCCGCGATCACCACGTCCGCGCGCGCATGGCCGTCGACGCCGACGGCAAGATCCTTGCCATGGACGTCCACGATGCCACGGCGATCGGCGCGTTCTCGACCTATCCGCGCACCAGCGTCGTCGAAGGCAATCAGGTCATCCGCCTGATCGGTGCGCCGTATGATTTCAAATCCTACCGCGCCGCGCTCGAGGTCGTGTTCCAGAACAAGGTGCAGACCAGCCAGTATCGCGCGGTTGGACATCCCATCGCCTGCGCGGTCACCGAGCGCATGGTGGATCTCGCTGCTGCCCGCGTCGGGCTCGATCCATTCGCGATGCGCGCCAGGAACGTGATTGTCGACAGCGCCTATCCGACGGCATCGCCGACCGGCTACAGGTTCGAGGCGCTGTCGCACGAAGTCTGCCTGCGGCGGCTGCGCGGGATCATGGACTATGACGCGCTCCGCGCCGAGCAGGCCGAGCTGCGTCGGCGCGGCATCTATCGCGGCATCGGCATTGCGACCTTCGTCGAGATCACCAATCCGAGCCCTGCGTTCTACGGCGTCGGCGGCGCGCGCATTTCCTCGCAGGATGGCGCGACCGTCAGCCTGACGCCGTCGGGCGAGGTGCGCTGCGCGATCTCCGTGACGGAGCAGGGACAGGGCACCGAGGCGATCATCGGCCAGATCGTCGCCGACCAGCTCGGCCTCGCCCAGGAGCACGTCAAGATCATCACCGGCGATACCGAGGTCACGCCACATGGTGGTGCGACCTGGGCCTGCCGCGGTGCGGGCATCGGTGGCGAAACGGCGCTGCAGGCCGCGCGGAAGCTCAAGGCGAACATTCTGGAGATTGCCGCGCTGGTGCTGCAGGAGCAGCCCGCCGCGCTCGACGTCGTCGACGGCCAGATCACCTCTGTCGCGACGGGGCAGCCGCGTATCCCAGTCGCCGAGATCGCGCGCATCGCCTATTTCCGGTCCGACACCTTGCCACCGGGCACTCAGGCGCAGCTGACTGTCAGCCATCATTTCGCGCCCCAGGGCTACCCCTTTGCCTTCACCAACGGCATCCAGGGCTGCTACCTCGAAGTCGATGTCGAGACCGGCTTCATCAAGCTGCTGAAGCACTATGTCGTCGAGGATTGCGGCCGGATCATCAACCCGATGCTGGTCGACGAGCAGTTGCGCGGCGGTGTCGTGCAGGGTCTTGGCGCTGCGCTGTTCGAGGAGTGCCGTTACGGTGAGACCGGCCAGTTGCTCAACGGGTCGATGGCCGACTATCTGGTGCCGATGGCGATGGAGATGCCAGACATTACCATCGATCACGTCGAGACGCCGACGGCGGACACCATTCTCGGCGCAAAGGGCTGCGGTGAGGCTGGCACCGCGGCCGCGTCGGCCTGTGTGCTGAATGCGGTCAATGATGCGCTGATGCCCTTCGGCGCTTCCATCAACACCATTCCCATCACGCCTGCGCGCGTGCTCAAGGCGCTCAACCGGTTCTAA
- a CDS encoding (2Fe-2S)-binding protein, translating into MSPPVDIETEEQVRIRLIVNGRKVACDVAPRDTLVDCLRQQLELTGTHAGCEMGACGACLVQLDGAAVHGCLMFAVQADGARIDTIEGLSESGVIADLQAEFHRRNALQCGFCTPGMLITAHELLTHVARPSRETIRDALSGNFCRCTGYEAIVDAIAAVAAARAATASQGAEGSSP; encoded by the coding sequence ATGAGCCCGCCGGTCGACATCGAGACCGAGGAGCAGGTCCGCATTCGCCTCATCGTCAACGGCCGCAAGGTGGCGTGTGACGTCGCGCCTCGCGACACGCTGGTGGATTGTCTTCGCCAGCAGCTCGAGCTGACCGGCACGCATGCCGGTTGCGAGATGGGGGCCTGCGGCGCCTGCCTGGTTCAGCTCGACGGCGCTGCCGTGCATGGCTGCCTGATGTTCGCCGTGCAGGCCGATGGCGCGCGGATCGATACGATCGAGGGGCTCTCGGAGAGCGGCGTGATCGCCGACCTGCAAGCCGAGTTTCATCGGCGCAATGCGCTGCAATGCGGGTTCTGCACGCCGGGCATGCTGATCACCGCTCATGAGCTGCTGACCCACGTGGCACGGCCGAGTCGCGAGACCATTCGCGACGCGCTCTCGGGCAATTTCTGCCGCTGCACCGGATATGAAGCGATCGTCGACGCCATCGCCGCGGTCGCCGCGGCACGGGCAGCAACGGCATCGCAGGGCGCGGAGGGCTCGTCGCCATGA
- a CDS encoding xanthine dehydrogenase family protein subunit M produces the protein MKARAFSYFRAHTIGEALEAHAGAGDDVRFIAGGQSLVPALALRLQAPRILIDINHIAELRGITRDGEWLRIGALTRHCEMLTDPLIAEFAPLLRAAAPFVAHPAIRNRGTFGGSVALADPASEFPAMVLALDAEIEIAGASGRRRVKADDFFTDLFETAIAPGEILVAVHVPLFQAGQRIAFDELARRRGDYALVGCGLLATCQGDLIERIGISFFSVGDVPTRARHAETALTGNRIDAARIAAAQAALDADLAPADSDDVPAAMRLHLARVLLGRLLGRIGEAA, from the coding sequence ATGAAAGCGAGGGCTTTCAGCTATTTTCGTGCACACACGATCGGCGAGGCGCTCGAAGCTCATGCGGGCGCCGGCGACGATGTGCGTTTCATTGCTGGTGGTCAGAGCCTGGTTCCGGCGCTGGCGTTGCGTCTTCAGGCCCCGCGAATTCTGATCGATATCAACCACATTGCAGAGCTGCGCGGCATCACGCGGGACGGCGAATGGTTGCGGATCGGCGCCTTGACCCGGCACTGCGAGATGCTGACCGATCCGCTGATCGCTGAGTTTGCGCCGCTGTTGCGCGCCGCAGCCCCGTTCGTTGCGCATCCTGCCATCCGCAATCGCGGGACCTTTGGCGGCAGTGTCGCGCTGGCCGACCCAGCCTCCGAGTTTCCGGCGATGGTGCTGGCGCTCGACGCCGAGATTGAGATTGCCGGCGCGTCCGGCCGGCGCCGCGTCAAAGCCGATGACTTCTTCACCGACCTTTTCGAGACGGCGATCGCGCCCGGCGAGATCCTCGTCGCGGTTCATGTTCCTCTCTTCCAAGCGGGCCAGCGCATTGCGTTCGATGAGCTGGCCCGCCGGCGCGGCGACTATGCACTGGTCGGTTGCGGCCTGCTCGCGACCTGCCAGGGCGATCTGATCGAGCGCATAGGCATTTCATTCTTTTCGGTCGGCGACGTCCCGACCCGTGCGAGGCATGCGGAGACAGCGCTCACCGGCAACCGGATCGATGCTGCACGGATTGCGGCGGCGCAGGCTGCGCTCGACGCCGATCTCGCGCCCGCTGACAGCGACGATGTTCCGGCGGCGATGCGTCTGCATCTGGCGCGCGTTCTGCTCGGCCGGCTGCTGGGACGGATCGGAGAAGCCGCATGA
- a CDS encoding helix-turn-helix domain-containing protein, with translation MRAADRERVIVDEAIRFFAERGFEGQTRELAKRMGIAHSVIYRHFPSKEALIERVYQEVYLSRWSQDWGPLIRDRSHPLKTRLTGFYLDYVARVFEYNWVRIFVFSGMKSFGITGRYLDLVRHEIIEPAAIELRHELQLPDAATYPLGSRETEMFWGLHGRIFYLAIRKFIYETPVPSDLEQTVRDAIDLFMDGARLALPRLLRDDQAGPAR, from the coding sequence ATGCGCGCCGCCGACCGCGAGCGCGTGATCGTGGATGAAGCGATCCGCTTTTTCGCCGAGCGCGGCTTCGAAGGCCAGACGCGGGAGCTCGCCAAGCGCATGGGCATCGCGCATTCGGTGATCTACCGGCACTTCCCCAGCAAGGAAGCCCTGATCGAGCGCGTCTATCAGGAGGTCTATCTTAGCCGCTGGTCGCAGGACTGGGGCCCGCTGATCCGCGATCGCAGCCATCCACTCAAGACGCGACTGACCGGCTTCTATCTCGACTACGTGGCACGCGTGTTCGAATACAACTGGGTGCGGATCTTCGTGTTCTCCGGCATGAAGTCGTTCGGCATCACCGGCCGCTATCTCGACCTCGTCCGGCACGAGATCATCGAGCCTGCCGCGATCGAGCTGCGGCATGAACTGCAGCTGCCAGACGCCGCCACCTACCCTCTCGGCAGCCGCGAGACGGAGATGTTCTGGGGACTGCACGGACGCATCTTCTATCTCGCGATCCGAAAGTTCATCTACGAGACACCGGTTCCATCAGATCTCGAGCAAACCGTGCGTGATGCGATCGACCTCTTCATGGACGGCGCCAGGCTGGCGCTCCCTCGGCTCCTGCGCGACGATCAGGCCGGACCGGCACGATGA